In Geopsychrobacter electrodiphilus DSM 16401, a single window of DNA contains:
- a CDS encoding FKBP-type peptidyl-prolyl cis-trans isomerase N-terminal domain-containing protein, translating into MKKHVFVTIALSLFCTACAFAATKVDLKDETAQISYSLGYQIGGDFKSQGVGLDATAVVEGIQDAIASNEPRIAPKEMTALLVALKQKVVADQRTRNYQTTKAYLAANLKKEGVKELPGGTQYRVIKAGSGASPKASDTVDIHFTTKRTDGTTIATTRSDNSTPRTYPISKMLPGLQTALVKMKPGAEWEVFVAPGGRTESLEAGGVLIYDLELVAVHPAAGKKN; encoded by the coding sequence ATGAAAAAACATGTGTTTGTCACCATAGCGCTGAGTTTGTTTTGCACCGCCTGTGCCTTCGCGGCGACCAAGGTCGACCTGAAGGACGAAACCGCGCAGATCAGTTATAGCCTCGGCTATCAGATCGGCGGCGATTTCAAGAGCCAGGGTGTAGGTCTTGACGCCACTGCGGTGGTGGAGGGCATTCAGGACGCCATCGCGTCCAACGAGCCCCGGATCGCCCCCAAAGAGATGACGGCGTTGCTGGTGGCGCTTAAGCAGAAGGTGGTCGCGGATCAGCGCACCAGAAACTACCAAACCACCAAAGCCTACCTGGCCGCTAATCTCAAAAAAGAGGGGGTTAAAGAACTCCCCGGCGGCACGCAATACCGGGTTATCAAGGCCGGTTCGGGTGCCAGCCCCAAGGCCAGTGATACGGTAGATATTCACTTCACCACCAAGCGGACCGATGGTACGACCATCGCGACCACGCGCTCAGATAACAGCACCCCGCGCACCTATCCGATCAGCAAGATGTTGCCGGGCCTGCAGACGGCGCTGGTCAAAATGAAGCCAGGCGCTGAGTGGGAAGTCTTTGTCGCTCCTGGTGGCCGCACTGAGTCGCTGGAAGCAGGCGGTGTGCTGATTTATGATCTCGAACTGGTTGCGGTTCACCCTGCAGCGGGGAAGAAGAACTGA
- a CDS encoding multicopper oxidase domain-containing protein translates to MKILKQRILALLITAILVVVSGGFSVAQAAAVPGGTLDPTTVPKYVTPLVIPPVMPQVTTPIGTPGTENYDIAVRQFKQQILPGGIWNLAGGYAAGTYTYPPTTVWSYGSATDPMPDSSAQGGGVGVAPAGNSSFNYPAFTVENTSNVMNKVRWINELVKDPVTCFYGTTPNATACNYLPHLLPVDQTLHWANPGNADCLDMGGMTNPNRTDCETLNQLPYMGPVPIITHVHGAHVNPESDGYPEAWFLANADNIPGTYAAGGTRFNQWTNDGANSVAGSAFFAYENNQEATTLWYHDHSMGMTRLNVYAGPAGFWLIRGGTHGDSMIQDNTGAPGILPGPAPVATDATLPLNIVGDAKRNSIREIPVVFQDRSFDWVNAAGTPVAQGDPTAVGTKLWYPTSRVDFDGYNGPYLGDPAKSPADIAKIWNPEAFFNTIVANGVTWPKLNVATERYRFRLLNGCNSRTLNLAMKIVSSTDPLDVVGTEIPFFQIGGDQGFLPKVTMVETGFMSQLTPGAALPTVTPTVGDPQALLMMPAERADVIVDFSTLHAGTHVRIINTADDGPFSGFANAGVADPATTGQVMEFVVDTSVNKVGGDTSTPVTALSLPADTPLGAADNALNPRQLSLNEMVSDTTCIAVDGVTGEFYHFLYTDPTLGTSQAAFDACVAAGQAWGPAQVVPIGGTTGDVAGPRQALLGTVIPNPGGSGLIAVPERWADPITTNPLLGSTEIWEIYNTTADAHPIHVHLVRFEILDRQDLGIDPAGVMTPGTNTYAPMANELGFKDTVVAYAGQITRVKAHFDILGRYVWHCHIVEHEDNEMMLPFNVVPATVAAPGSISVPTASTTGSYTVSWTASATAGVSYVLQESADNFATAPTDIPVAGLSTVISGKGNNPFTFFYRVYAVYPSGGSSTAVTAANSITVTLPAAAPASITVPATSNNGSYTVSWAASPTPGATYTLEESTSVDFTTGVSVVGSNIAALSSPIAGKADGATYYYRVSATAPNYSISAPTTGANGCAVTLLTTTLTAPVTGASYPLGTAFPVTATATTPVGYVVGSVDFYDNGLLVGGTTTSPYTFSYTPVGAGSHNLTATVNYTNGATSTSPAVSVLITGITAPVFTTSAGTIDLGSSVILSATPAVVTGATVNLVMFMDGASPIGSVLVPTAPGSTYDYVWAPTTGGLKNLTAVVYYSNGQLATSAVVPLTVNTVVAAPGAPVVPASSNTGNYTVSWAASATVGATYILEESTDNFATDPLNISIVSDRTTPTSATIVGRTSGTYSYRVKAVNSPMVDSAWAVGGNSCVVLIPVTAVTFTVSPATSQTVGSVVTLTAVPTGGGAQIEYQLWTYDANGVAPAWRVAINWQQNPILSWDTSLASGAGLYNLRVHARTVGSTAPYDARSLNKTYSLTTATTITPVTAVTFTASPATSQTVGSVVTLTAVATGGGPQIEYQLWTYDANGVAPAWRVAINWQQNPILSWDTSLASGAGLYNLRVHARTVGSTAPYDARSLNKTYSLTTATTITPVTAVTFTASPATSQTVGSVVTLTAVATGGGPQIEYQLWTYDANGVAPAWRVAINWQQNPILSWDTSLASGAGLYNLRVHARTVGSTAPYDARSLNKTYSLN, encoded by the coding sequence ATGAAGATTTTAAAACAACGCATTTTGGCACTGCTGATCACAGCCATACTGGTTGTCGTGAGCGGAGGATTCTCCGTTGCCCAGGCGGCAGCGGTGCCGGGGGGAACCCTCGATCCGACTACGGTACCCAAATACGTGACCCCATTGGTCATCCCTCCGGTTATGCCGCAGGTTACGACGCCCATTGGAACGCCGGGCACCGAGAATTATGATATCGCGGTGCGCCAGTTCAAGCAGCAGATCCTCCCCGGGGGGATCTGGAATCTGGCGGGCGGCTACGCGGCGGGCACCTACACCTATCCGCCGACCACGGTCTGGAGTTACGGCAGCGCCACTGACCCCATGCCTGACTCCAGCGCTCAGGGTGGCGGTGTCGGCGTTGCGCCGGCGGGGAACTCCTCATTCAACTATCCCGCCTTCACGGTCGAGAACACCTCAAACGTGATGAACAAGGTGCGCTGGATCAATGAGCTGGTAAAGGATCCTGTCACCTGCTTTTATGGCACCACGCCCAACGCTACCGCCTGTAACTACCTGCCGCATCTGCTGCCGGTCGATCAGACCCTGCACTGGGCCAACCCGGGCAACGCTGATTGTCTCGACATGGGCGGCATGACTAACCCCAACCGCACCGATTGCGAGACCCTCAACCAGCTCCCCTATATGGGGCCGGTGCCGATCATCACCCACGTCCACGGCGCGCATGTTAATCCCGAAAGCGACGGCTACCCTGAAGCCTGGTTCTTGGCCAACGCCGACAATATCCCCGGCACCTACGCCGCCGGCGGTACCCGATTCAATCAGTGGACCAACGATGGCGCGAACAGCGTCGCCGGCTCCGCCTTCTTCGCTTATGAGAACAACCAGGAAGCTACGACCCTCTGGTATCACGACCACTCCATGGGCATGACCCGCCTTAACGTCTACGCCGGCCCGGCCGGTTTCTGGCTGATTCGCGGCGGCACCCACGGCGACAGCATGATTCAGGACAACACGGGCGCGCCTGGTATCCTCCCCGGGCCGGCTCCGGTCGCGACCGATGCAACCCTGCCGCTCAATATTGTCGGGGATGCCAAACGTAACTCCATCCGCGAAATTCCGGTGGTCTTTCAGGATCGCTCTTTTGACTGGGTCAACGCCGCAGGCACTCCGGTCGCGCAAGGCGACCCGACGGCCGTCGGCACCAAGCTCTGGTACCCGACCAGCCGGGTAGATTTCGATGGTTATAATGGCCCCTACCTGGGTGACCCGGCTAAATCACCAGCCGATATTGCTAAAATCTGGAATCCCGAGGCCTTCTTTAACACCATCGTCGCCAACGGCGTGACCTGGCCAAAACTGAACGTCGCTACCGAGCGTTACCGCTTCCGCCTGTTGAACGGCTGTAACTCGCGGACCCTCAACCTGGCGATGAAGATTGTCAGCTCGACCGATCCTCTTGATGTGGTCGGCACCGAAATTCCCTTCTTCCAGATCGGTGGCGATCAGGGCTTCCTGCCCAAGGTTACCATGGTTGAGACCGGTTTCATGTCCCAGCTGACTCCCGGCGCGGCTCTGCCAACCGTCACTCCGACCGTTGGGGACCCCCAGGCGCTGTTGATGATGCCGGCCGAACGTGCCGACGTTATTGTTGACTTCTCAACCCTCCACGCCGGAACCCATGTCCGTATCATTAATACCGCCGATGACGGTCCGTTCTCCGGTTTTGCCAACGCCGGCGTCGCTGATCCCGCGACCACCGGGCAGGTAATGGAATTTGTTGTTGATACCAGCGTGAACAAGGTTGGCGGCGATACCAGTACCCCGGTTACGGCCCTCAGCCTGCCAGCCGATACGCCTCTCGGCGCGGCTGACAATGCGCTTAACCCGCGTCAACTTTCCCTCAATGAGATGGTTTCTGATACCACCTGTATCGCCGTTGATGGTGTAACGGGTGAGTTTTACCATTTCCTTTATACCGACCCGACTCTGGGCACCAGCCAGGCTGCTTTTGACGCCTGCGTTGCTGCCGGACAGGCCTGGGGTCCCGCTCAGGTTGTTCCAATTGGCGGTACCACGGGTGATGTCGCCGGACCGCGTCAGGCCTTGCTTGGCACTGTCATCCCCAACCCCGGTGGGAGTGGACTGATCGCCGTACCCGAACGCTGGGCTGATCCGATCACGACCAACCCGCTCTTAGGGTCCACCGAAATCTGGGAAATTTACAACACCACCGCCGACGCGCATCCGATTCACGTCCACCTGGTGCGCTTTGAAATCCTCGATCGTCAGGATCTGGGTATCGATCCCGCTGGCGTCATGACTCCCGGGACTAACACCTATGCTCCCATGGCCAACGAATTAGGCTTCAAGGATACTGTTGTGGCCTACGCGGGTCAGATCACCCGGGTCAAGGCGCACTTCGATATTCTGGGTCGTTATGTCTGGCATTGTCATATCGTCGAGCACGAAGACAACGAGATGATGCTGCCGTTCAATGTTGTACCCGCAACAGTTGCGGCTCCAGGCTCTATAAGCGTACCAACAGCCAGCACCACCGGCAGCTACACGGTCTCCTGGACCGCTTCGGCGACCGCTGGCGTCAGCTACGTACTGCAAGAATCGGCTGATAACTTCGCAACGGCGCCGACCGATATCCCGGTCGCGGGTCTCAGCACTGTAATCTCGGGTAAGGGCAACAACCCCTTCACCTTCTTCTACCGCGTCTATGCGGTTTACCCCAGCGGCGGCAGCAGTACCGCAGTAACGGCGGCTAACAGCATCACCGTAACCTTGCCGGCGGCCGCTCCGGCCAGCATCACCGTACCTGCCACCAGCAATAACGGCAGCTACACTGTCAGCTGGGCTGCTTCGCCAACGCCTGGCGCAACCTACACCCTGGAAGAATCAACCTCGGTTGACTTCACCACCGGCGTCTCGGTGGTCGGCAGCAACATCGCCGCGCTCAGCAGTCCGATTGCCGGTAAGGCCGATGGCGCTACCTATTACTATCGTGTCAGCGCGACTGCGCCCAACTACTCCATCAGCGCACCCACAACTGGCGCCAACGGTTGTGCCGTCACCCTGCTGACCACCACCCTGACCGCACCGGTCACCGGGGCCAGCTATCCTCTGGGTACAGCCTTCCCCGTCACCGCCACAGCGACCACGCCAGTCGGCTACGTCGTCGGCAGTGTCGATTTCTACGATAACGGCCTGCTGGTTGGTGGCACGACCACCAGCCCCTACACCTTCTCTTACACCCCCGTAGGCGCCGGCAGCCACAACTTGACCGCAACCGTCAATTATACTAACGGCGCAACCTCAACTTCACCCGCCGTGTCGGTACTGATCACCGGGATTACCGCACCGGTCTTTACCACCTCAGCCGGAACCATTGACCTTGGTAGCTCAGTAATCCTCAGCGCCACACCGGCTGTCGTTACGGGTGCAACTGTCAACCTGGTGATGTTTATGGATGGTGCAAGCCCAATTGGCTCTGTGCTGGTGCCAACGGCTCCAGGATCAACTTATGATTATGTCTGGGCACCGACTACGGGTGGGCTGAAAAACCTGACGGCTGTTGTGTATTACAGCAATGGGCAGCTTGCGACTTCGGCGGTAGTACCGTTGACGGTTAATACGGTGGTTGCTGCACCTGGGGCGCCTGTTGTACCTGCTAGCAGCAATACTGGTAATTACACTGTTTCATGGGCAGCTTCGGCTACAGTGGGGGCAACGTATATCCTTGAAGAGTCAACAGACAACTTTGCAACTGATCCGTTGAATATCTCTATTGTTTCTGACAGGACAACTCCAACCTCGGCTACGATCGTTGGGAGAACTAGCGGGACATATTCTTATCGGGTTAAGGCTGTGAATTCTCCGATGGTTGATAGCGCTTGGGCTGTTGGTGGAAATAGTTGTGTGGTTTTAATACCGGTCACCGCAGTAACCTTTACTGTCAGCCCTGCAACATCACAAACGGTGGGTTCGGTTGTCACTCTCACTGCAGTGCCCACAGGTGGGGGGGCACAAATCGAATATCAACTTTGGACCTATGATGCAAATGGTGTTGCTCCAGCGTGGCGCGTGGCCATTAACTGGCAGCAGAATCCCATTCTGAGCTGGGATACCAGTTTGGCGTCTGGCGCTGGCCTATACAACCTCCGGGTTCATGCTCGTACGGTTGGGTCGACTGCACCTTACGATGCACGATCATTAAATAAGACCTACTCGTTGACTACTGCTACTACCATTACTCCAGTCACCGCAGTAACCTTTACTGCCAGCCCTGCAACATCACAAACGGTGGGTTCGGTTGTCACTCTCACTGCAGTGGCTACAGGCGGTGGGCCACAGATCGAATATCAACTTTGGACCTATGATGCAAATGGTGTTGCTCCAGCGTGGCGCGTGGCTATTAACTGGCAGCAGAATCCCATTCTGAGCTGGGATACCAGTTTGGCGTCTGGCGCTGGCCTATACAACCTCCGGGTTCATGCTCGTACGGTTGGGTCGACTGCACCTTACGATGCACGATCATTAAATAAGACCTACTCGTTGACTACTGCTACTACCATTACTCCAGTCACCGCAGTAACCTTTACTGCCAGCCCTGCAACATCACAAACGGTGGGTTCGGTTGTCACTCTCACTGCAGTGGCTACAGGCGGTGGGCCACAGATCGAATATCAACTTTGGACCTATGATGCAAATGGTGTTGCTCCAGCGTGGCGCGTGGCCATTAACTGGCAGCAGAATCCCATTCTGAGCTGGGATACCAGTTTGGCGTCTGGCGCTGGCCTATACAACCTTCGGGTTCATGCTCGTACGGTTGGGTCGACTGCACCTTACGATGCACGATCATTAAATAAAACCTACTCGTTAAATTGA
- a CDS encoding Ig-like domain-containing protein, giving the protein MTSIGRAFLRNLVLTLLVLGAGVCSASAYTAVTPELVTKTEVVRKQMEQRVSDAERRAAAESLKALRQQIHEYKLMQADPTIRVKGQTQVNPLGILGIDFKAIPTAPFDAAGNPNVPDYNTTANWAYSPPLAKFVDRLPTLDCSLAGKNELGQCLPVAVPDTVTYPGSDYYEISLEEWHEVMHSDMPLGTPTRGYVQTNNGTDQTAVAGGCTAGATPSDNSCNTIAPAGQHFMGPLVVARRNRPVRVKFTNKLPAGTGGDLFLPVDQSVMGAGEGPLNRDGSPCNNTDYENNTCDYFPQTRATVHLHGGRTPWISDGTPHQWITPANEVSVSDRTTPTPYPRGVSVSMVPDMPDPGPGSMTFYYTNQQSARLLFYHDHAFGITRLNVLAGMAAGYLITDRYEQDLIDREIIPGKNPTDQIPLVIQDRTFVDATLTPNPLDNNVMTPTVRLTDPLWNWGTGPMSADGKTREPQTGDLWYSHVYMPAQNPTSPGGVNPFGRWFYGPWFYPPTVITHPPIANPYYDPDCSSSNPWVLADCQTPGQPPEIPATPHPSMGMEAFFDTWIVNGTAFPRLEVEPKAYRFRILNAANDRGSNLMIMKADPTQLSDITPGSTRTPPGMVSNATNNYTVSAKYSPQTEVKLVPATTTPGWPADWPTDGREGGVPDPGDCTTGRCSNFGPPWIQIGNDAGFLPRPVVIDPQPVTYRVDPTAFWVGNVYKTSLALMPAERADVVVDFSAYAGQTLIVYNDAPTAWPALFFVYDYYTGAPDNRDSGGYGAGGWFNTVTGAWEGGHGPFAGYGPNTRTVMQIVVGNTVTNPATHPFNLADLQKEYTTAADPTAIDPYDPAHAALLNAGGLPLFERSMEPIVVTQPDYQGAYKGKTFTSTWPWAGARTSILDRTLKFITLNNEKVEIPLQPKGLHDEMGASFDPEYGRMSGNLAIEIQPPTTNNANLNLYGFNDVPTEIVQNSPPGVMITSLGAAADGTQIWNISHNGVDTHPIHFHIFDVQVINRIGWDGLVEYPLPNEIGWKDTVRISPLEDTIVAVRPTAPALPFGIPNSMRPLSPAIPIGSTMGLSNTDPATGQAYVAPSPYAGGVVNQLHDFGWEYVWHCHILSHEEMDMMRPIILLVQTNLVGNTNFSLTTPYDTVPGTPEVDLSWTDPTPVDYVTHAYFGDDTNEIGFNIWRSDGGTGVYQKIGSVPANHTAYKDVSPVGTSDIYVIEAYNQSGSTYSNSPGAVTLNVSPGAPYTYTAPASINLSVTVAAPLAQSVTKVDYYNGTNLLGTATTAPYTLSLTGVQAGTYEVFAVVTAEVPDPPTSTVNKAVLTTTSSTTTLTVTGGLAVNFTANAGAPIGLCDPISLVASITGAGTAPYSFVWAVDGVAQAPSTVGTLSLPAMTMGTHSITLTLTDAIGLTSSATNLIDVINHAPTASSGGPYTLGFGSNLVLNGSGTDVDTCSPGLTYAWDIDNDGVYDYFANRTIKYSVLQPWLSSTPAGAGPYTMSFKVTDANGASTVSSTTLTLAAPVFTNTTTALVTGAVNFAYSLQLTAVGGTAPYNWSAFGLPAGLSISPSGLISGTPTAVNVKAGSTFATFPVSIITVDSAAAPASLGTVMYLRINK; this is encoded by the coding sequence CTGATGCAGGCGGATCCGACGATTCGGGTCAAGGGGCAAACGCAGGTCAACCCGCTGGGGATTCTCGGCATAGATTTCAAGGCCATTCCGACCGCGCCCTTCGATGCCGCGGGTAACCCCAACGTACCCGATTATAACACCACGGCTAACTGGGCTTATTCTCCGCCACTGGCAAAATTTGTTGACAGGTTGCCGACCCTCGATTGTAGCCTTGCCGGTAAAAATGAGCTGGGGCAATGTCTGCCGGTCGCGGTGCCTGACACGGTGACCTATCCAGGGAGCGACTATTACGAAATCAGTCTTGAAGAGTGGCATGAGGTGATGCACTCCGACATGCCGCTCGGCACGCCGACACGCGGTTATGTTCAGACCAATAACGGCACCGACCAGACGGCGGTTGCCGGTGGTTGTACCGCTGGTGCGACCCCTTCAGACAACAGCTGTAACACCATCGCGCCTGCGGGTCAGCATTTCATGGGCCCGCTTGTCGTGGCGCGACGCAATCGGCCGGTGCGGGTCAAGTTCACCAACAAGCTCCCGGCCGGGACCGGAGGCGATCTCTTTCTTCCGGTTGATCAGTCAGTCATGGGCGCAGGGGAGGGTCCGTTGAACCGTGACGGCTCACCCTGTAACAACACTGACTACGAAAACAACACCTGTGACTATTTTCCCCAGACCCGGGCTACGGTTCACCTGCACGGTGGCCGCACTCCCTGGATCAGTGACGGCACCCCTCACCAGTGGATCACCCCGGCTAACGAGGTCTCTGTCTCCGATCGCACCACACCGACCCCCTATCCGCGCGGCGTCAGTGTTTCCATGGTGCCGGACATGCCCGATCCGGGTCCAGGGTCCATGACCTTTTACTACACCAACCAGCAGTCAGCGCGTCTGCTGTTTTACCACGATCACGCCTTTGGTATTACCCGGCTCAACGTCCTCGCCGGTATGGCCGCAGGCTATTTGATTACTGACCGGTACGAGCAGGATCTCATCGATCGGGAGATCATCCCCGGCAAGAACCCGACCGACCAGATTCCACTGGTTATCCAGGACCGTACCTTTGTCGATGCGACCCTGACGCCCAATCCTCTGGATAACAACGTCATGACCCCGACGGTGCGTTTGACCGATCCCCTCTGGAACTGGGGTACCGGGCCCATGTCCGCCGATGGCAAGACCCGCGAGCCCCAGACCGGTGATCTCTGGTATTCACACGTCTACATGCCGGCCCAGAATCCTACTTCTCCGGGCGGCGTGAATCCCTTCGGCCGCTGGTTCTATGGTCCCTGGTTCTACCCCCCGACGGTTATTACTCATCCGCCGATTGCCAACCCCTACTATGATCCTGACTGCAGCAGCAGCAATCCCTGGGTTCTGGCCGACTGTCAGACCCCCGGCCAGCCGCCAGAGATCCCGGCAACCCCGCATCCGTCCATGGGTATGGAGGCCTTCTTTGACACCTGGATCGTCAACGGTACCGCTTTCCCGCGGCTTGAAGTTGAGCCCAAGGCCTATCGTTTCCGCATCCTGAATGCTGCCAATGACCGTGGCTCGAACCTCATGATTATGAAGGCCGATCCCACACAGCTCAGCGATATCACCCCCGGCTCCACGCGCACTCCTCCGGGTATGGTCAGCAACGCGACCAACAACTATACGGTCAGCGCAAAATATTCGCCGCAAACCGAAGTCAAGCTGGTGCCTGCCACCACGACACCCGGGTGGCCAGCAGATTGGCCGACCGATGGTCGTGAAGGCGGCGTGCCTGATCCCGGCGACTGTACCACCGGGCGCTGCAGTAACTTCGGCCCGCCCTGGATTCAGATTGGTAACGATGCCGGGTTCCTGCCCAGACCGGTCGTTATTGATCCGCAACCTGTCACCTATCGTGTCGATCCGACAGCGTTCTGGGTTGGCAACGTCTATAAGACCTCTCTCGCGCTGATGCCGGCAGAACGTGCCGACGTCGTCGTCGACTTCTCGGCCTATGCGGGTCAAACCCTGATCGTCTACAATGACGCTCCCACGGCCTGGCCGGCGCTGTTCTTTGTCTATGACTACTACACCGGCGCGCCTGATAACCGTGATTCAGGCGGTTACGGGGCCGGTGGCTGGTTCAACACGGTGACCGGCGCCTGGGAAGGCGGACATGGCCCGTTTGCCGGTTATGGACCCAATACGCGTACCGTCATGCAGATTGTTGTCGGTAACACGGTTACGAACCCGGCAACTCACCCCTTTAATCTGGCCGATCTGCAGAAGGAATATACCACCGCCGCAGATCCGACCGCCATCGATCCCTATGATCCGGCTCACGCTGCCTTGCTCAACGCCGGTGGATTGCCATTGTTTGAGCGCTCCATGGAGCCGATCGTTGTCACCCAGCCGGATTATCAAGGGGCTTACAAGGGTAAAACCTTCACCTCGACCTGGCCCTGGGCCGGCGCTCGTACCTCCATTCTGGACCGTACGCTCAAGTTCATCACCCTTAATAACGAGAAGGTGGAAATACCCCTGCAACCCAAGGGTCTCCACGATGAAATGGGCGCTTCTTTTGATCCCGAATATGGTCGCATGAGCGGTAACCTGGCGATTGAAATCCAGCCGCCGACTACCAACAATGCTAACCTCAACCTGTATGGTTTTAATGACGTCCCGACCGAGATCGTGCAAAACTCGCCTCCGGGAGTTATGATAACCAGCCTCGGGGCCGCAGCTGATGGCACCCAGATCTGGAATATCTCGCACAACGGGGTCGACACGCACCCGATCCACTTCCACATCTTCGATGTTCAGGTGATCAATCGTATCGGCTGGGACGGACTGGTTGAATATCCGCTGCCCAACGAAATTGGCTGGAAGGATACTGTCCGTATCAGCCCCCTCGAAGATACCATCGTCGCGGTGCGGCCTACGGCCCCGGCGTTGCCCTTCGGTATCCCCAACAGTATGCGTCCCTTAAGCCCGGCGATCCCCATCGGGTCTACTATGGGCCTCAGCAACACTGATCCTGCGACCGGTCAGGCCTATGTGGCACCATCGCCTTATGCCGGTGGCGTTGTGAACCAGCTCCACGATTTCGGCTGGGAATACGTCTGGCATTGTCACATCTTGAGCCACGAAGAGATGGACATGATGCGGCCGATTATTCTGCTGGTTCAGACCAACCTGGTCGGCAACACGAACTTCTCACTTACCACACCTTACGATACGGTTCCGGGCACGCCAGAAGTCGACCTCAGCTGGACTGACCCGACTCCCGTCGACTATGTGACCCATGCCTACTTCGGCGACGACACCAACGAAATCGGCTTCAATATCTGGCGCTCCGACGGCGGCACCGGCGTCTATCAGAAGATCGGTTCTGTTCCGGCCAACCATACCGCCTATAAAGATGTCAGCCCGGTCGGTACCAGTGATATCTATGTTATCGAGGCTTATAACCAGAGCGGTTCGACCTACTCGAACTCTCCCGGCGCTGTGACCCTCAATGTTTCACCCGGCGCGCCTTACACCTACACCGCGCCGGCGTCGATAAATCTCAGCGTCACGGTCGCCGCGCCCCTGGCGCAAAGCGTGACCAAGGTTGATTATTACAATGGCACCAACCTGCTCGGCACCGCGACGACCGCACCTTATACGCTGAGCCTGACCGGAGTTCAGGCGGGTACTTATGAGGTCTTTGCTGTTGTCACCGCCGAAGTTCCTGATCCGCCAACCAGCACAGTCAACAAGGCGGTCCTCACAACCACCTCCAGCACCACCACGCTCACGGTGACCGGTGGCTTAGCGGTTAATTTCACCGCCAATGCGGGCGCCCCCATCGGGCTCTGTGATCCGATCTCCCTGGTCGCCTCAATCACCGGCGCCGGGACCGCACCATACAGCTTTGTCTGGGCGGTGGACGGAGTAGCTCAGGCGCCGAGTACGGTCGGAACATTGTCGCTGCCGGCCATGACCATGGGTACGCACAGCATCACCCTCACCCTGACTGACGCCATCGGCCTGACCTCTTCGGCCACCAACCTGATTGACGTCATTAACCATGCGCCGACAGCAAGCTCCGGTGGACCTTACACCCTCGGCTTCGGCAGCAACCTGGTGCTGAATGGTTCCGGCACCGACGTTGACACTTGCAGCCCGGGCCTCACTTACGCCTGGGATATCGATAACGACGGCGTATATGATTACTTCGCCAACCGCACCATCAAGTATTCCGTACTGCAACCCTGGTTGTCCTCAACCCCAGCCGGCGCCGGTCCTTACACCATGAGCTTCAAGGTGACCGATGCCAACGGGGCTTCGACCGTATCCTCGACAACCCTCACTCTGGCCGCACCTGTCTTTACCAACACGACCACTGCCCTCGTCACCGGTGCCGTCAATTTCGCCTACAGCCTGCAGCTCACCGCAGTCGGCGGCACGGCACCCTATAACTGGTCGGCCTTCGGTCTGCCCGCCGGGTTGAGTATCTCGCCCTCCGGTCTGATCAGTGGCACTCCGACCGCGGTTAACGTCAAGGCCGGGAGCACCTTCGCGACCTTCCCGGTCAGCATTATCACGGTCGACAGTGCTGCGGCACCGGCTTCGCTCGGGACAGTGATGTACCTGAGGATTAACAAGTAA